A single Venturia canescens isolate UGA chromosome 1, ASM1945775v1, whole genome shotgun sequence DNA region contains:
- the ics gene encoding ras suppressor protein 1 — translation MNQAPVSCIPAGKMSKAKKVLDEAREIQNPELDLADKNISTFEEVPGLLNMLNITRLTLSHNKIQVVPPGLANLVNLEILNLFNNHITELPISLSQMPKLRILNVGMNRLDVLPRGFGAFPVLEVLDLTYNNLNEKQLPGNFFMMETLRALYLADNDFEYLPPEIGQLKNLQILVLRENDLIELPKEIGDLSRLRELHIQGNRLTVLPPEIGNLDLVSNKAIFRMEFNPWVTPIGDQLQVGISHVMDYIRSETYKYVYNRHQNAKGPPPPIENDKTKKISRAR, via the exons ATGAACCAAGCCCCAGTATCGTGTATTCCTGCCGGGAAGATGTCAAAAGCGAAGAAGGTCCTCGATGAAGCTCGGGAAATCCAAAATCCCGAGCTCGATCTTGCCGATAAAAATATATCTACGTTCGAGGAGGTTCCTGGATTAC TGAATATGCTCAACATCACGAGGTTGACTCTGAGTCATAATAAAATCCAAG TCGTTCCTCCGGGGCTCGCGAATCTCGTCAACTTGGAAATTCtcaatttatttaacaaccaCATTACCGAATTGCCAATTTCACTGTCGCAGATGCCAAAGCTAAGGATTCTCAATGTTGG CATGAACCGACTGGATGTTCTTCCTCGAGGATTTGGGGCATTTCCTGTCCTGGAAGTTCTTGACTTGACTTACAATAATTTGAACGAGAAACAACTGCCCGGGAACTTTTTCATGATGG AAACCCTCAGAGCTTTGTACTTGGCGGACAATGATTTTGAATACCTTCCACCGGAAATAGGGCAactgaaaaatcttcaaatt TTGGTACTGAGAGAAAATGATCTTATCGAGCTACCAAAGGAAATTGGAGACCTCAGTAGACTGCGAGAGCTCCACATCCAAGGCAACCGATTGACTGTCTTACCACCGGAAATAG GAAATCTAGATCTTGTAAGCAACAAAGCCATATTCAGGATGGAATTTAATCCTTGGGTTACGCCCATCGGTGATCAACTCCAAGTTGGTATTTCCCATGTTATGGATTATATTCGATCAGAGACGTACAAATA cGTTTACAATCGCCATCAAAATGCCAAAGGTCCACCACCACCCATTGAAAACGACAAGACCAAGAAAATCTCACGTGCTCGCTAA
- the Nemp gene encoding nuclear envelope integral membrane protein 1 — MKILHGALASLLLFIIFHRGLGDPAVLVDSLHFLEPGESVDNVKPGLRIFCHNAKSKYLIHIWKTLIMNLNTTLDTYELYDGKTPLEVVEKHNDNQRSWKFNWFGTKKSKQLSIDPFQDICIGIYTHPYNHYQYKLSMTQMKIDPWKIAMMAAGILLFWSAQKLSKNVLFYYICGITAGVTTSIVILIWFASKLILPRGKLMYAMVATGWTMSFWLAQALWENAQVILLQYRDWVFWYILITSFISFVICYRFGPITNTRTKTIIQWFLQMFGLTLVYYSSHFREASIACCVILIFLYNFPSVVIHKGKKYWKTMFPERRRLLTENEYHKEGIRETKKALAHLREFCSSPDCKQWKIVLKLKDPVRFAKFIEGEEHLKDDETYEHEAELTRLIEQCEYSDDDDDNLMEDY; from the exons atgaAGATTCTTCACGGTGCCTTGGCATCGTtattattgtttataattttccatCGTGGATTAGGCGATCCGGCCGTATTAGTTGATTCAC TACACTTCTTGGAACCTGGAGAATCCGTCGATAATGTTAAACCGGGTTTGCGCATATTTTGCCATAATGCTAAATCAAAATATCTCATACACATCTGGAAAACCCTCATC ATGAATTTGAACACGACTTTGGATACTTATGAATTGTATGATGGGAAAACTCCCCTTGAGGTTGTTGAGAAGCACAATGATAATCAACGTTCTTGGAAGTTTAATTGGTTTGGCACAAAAAAAAGCAAGCAGCTTAGCATCGATCCATTTCAAGACATTTGTATTGGAATTTACACCCACCCGTACAATCATTATCAGTACAAATTGTCAATGACACAAATGA AGATCGATCCTTGGAAAATTGCAATGATGGCTGCGGGCATATTACTATTTTGGAGCGCTcaaaaattgagtaaaaatgTCCTCTTCTACTACATTTGTGGCATCACAGCAGGTGTTACTACTTCAATTGTGATACTCATTTGGTTCGCTAGTAAATTGATTCTTCCCAGA GGGAAATTAATGTATGCCATGGTTGCTACTGGATGGACAATGAGTTTTTGGCTTGCTCAAGCACTCTGGGAAAACGCCCAAGTGATATTATTACAGTATAGAGATTGGGTATTTTGGTATATTCTTATAACATCTTTCATAAGTTTCGTAATATGCTATCGATTTGGACCAATCACCAACACGAGGACGAAAACGATAATACAGTGGTTTTTGCAG ATGTTCGGATTGACGTTGGTATATTACAGCAGTCACTTCCGCGAAGCGTCTATCGCCTGTTGCGTAATTCTTATATTCCTCTACAACTTCCCTAGCGTCGTTATAcacaagggaaaaaaatattg GAAAACAATGTTTCCGGAACGTCGACGATTATTGACTGAAAATGAATATCACAAAGAGGGAAtaagagaaacgaagaaagCTTTGGCACATTTACGAGAATTCTGCTCTAGTCCTGATTGCAAGCAATGGAAAATTGTTTTGAAATTAAAAGATCCTGTCAG GTTTGCCAAATTTATTGAAGGTGAGGAGCATTTAAAGGATGACGAAACTTACGAGCATGAGGCTGAGCTCACGCGACTAATAgaacaatgcgaatatagtgacgatgacgatgataaTTTGATGGAGGATTATTGA
- the LOC122419097 gene encoding uncharacterized protein — protein MTPLIPSNCCNVLYPLITARTNTGISVCFYCSTETRWPDLQSQAERFQLSSCKTIVEVDTNYCCSISFVSKDPWAGLQSLDPDNGDAMEAARHSQLVTSVSAFNCYSYVGIQFSIGSDGDPKGRRKQRGRIWVDTPTDVSQLCFSKTNIYSAED, from the exons ATGACCCCATTGATTCCATCAAACTGTTGCAACGTACTTTATCCAT TAATTACGGCTCGAACAAATACCGGTATCTCAGTTTGCTTTTACTGCTCTACGGAGACTCGCTGGCCAGATCTTCAAAGTCAAGCTGAGAGATTTCAGCTGTCCAGCTGCAAAACGATAGTCGAGGTCGACACGAATTATTG TTGCAGCATCAGCTTTGTCTCCAAAGATCCATGGGCAGGATTGCAGAGCCTCGATCCAGACAACGGTGACGCCATGGAGGCGGCTCGGCATTCTCAGCTCGTGACCTCAGTCTCAGCTTTTAATTGTTACTCGTACGTTGGTATACAGTTTTCAATAGGCTCCGATGGGGATCCAAAAGGACGACGAAAACAACGAGGACGAATCTGGGTAGACACACCCAC GGATGTTTCACAACTTTGTTTTTCCAAGACGAACATTTACAGTGCGGAAGATTAA